Within the Desulfuromonadales bacterium genome, the region CCCGAAATTTGTCCTGGAAGTCGCCGTGCCGCAGCGACTCCTTGCTGCCCAGGGCAAGAAAACCGCCATGCAGCAGGCTGGCGTGGAAGAGATCCTGCACCCGCTTTTGCAGGGTGCTGTTGAAATAGATCAGCACGTTGCGGCACAAAATCAGGTGGACTTCGCTGAAAACCCCGTCTGTTACCAGGTTGTGATTGGCAAAGGTGATGTTCTTCCTGAGCCCCGCCTCCATGATGACCGAATCGTAATCGGCGTGATAGTAGTCCGAGAGCGTTGCCCGCCCGCCGGCCCGCTGGTAGTTGGCGCTGTTGGTCTTCATGTTGCGCAGGGGGTAGATGCCGTCCCGGGCGCGGCGCAGCACCGGGTCGACGAAGTCGGTGGCAAACAGGGTGCAGCGCTCGTAGATCCCCTCTTCCTTGAGCAGTATGGCCAGGGAATAGACCTCCTCGCCGGTGGCGCAGCCGGCCACCCAGATGCGGACGAAGGGCCAGGTCTTCAGATGGGGGACGACGGAATCC harbors:
- a CDS encoding protein-glutamate O-methyltransferase CheR, which translates into the protein MHRADTLEVEELEIDLLLEALHRRYGYDFRDYARASLRRKVRHIATTVGVAQVSDLIPRLLHDPELFGSVVGAFATPVTEMFRDPLFFKFVRDSVVPHLKTWPFVRIWVAGCATGEEVYSLAILLKEEGIYERCTLFATDFVDPVLRRARDGIYPLRNMKTNSANYQRAGGRATLSDYYHADYDSVIMEAGLRKNITFANHNLVTDGVFSEVHLILCRNVLIYFNSTLQKRVQDLFHASLLHGGFLALGSKESLRHGDFQDKFRELEPTWKVYRKIV